The following proteins are encoded in a genomic region of Pirellulales bacterium:
- a CDS encoding lactate/malate dehydrogenase family protein, translating into MKVSIIGGGGLVGSCTAFALQTGRVVREIALIDANAELAGGQALDLLHGSAFVADQVITSGGYEHIPSSDVICITAGLRRKPDESRLDLINRNVDLFLGILGEVAKAGYKKDAVVVVVSNPVDVLTYLAIKRLELPAPQVIGLGTQLDTLRFRSLIAEKLGAPPTQISVLILGEHGDSMVPIWSSATIAGLPLERFPGWSNHVQNELFTRTKGSGAEVIKKKGGAGFAVGLAIQEVIEAVALDRRAILPVSSLQRGCYDLRDVAISVPTVVGRGGAVATHEIELWPKELQALRRSGQVLRETIDTVMARVGKELCSCKSGDSKKPCGCKH; encoded by the coding sequence ATGAAGGTTTCCATCATTGGCGGCGGCGGGCTGGTTGGCTCTTGCACGGCGTTTGCATTGCAAACCGGGCGCGTGGTGCGGGAAATTGCCTTGATCGACGCTAATGCGGAACTGGCTGGCGGGCAGGCGCTTGATTTGCTGCACGGCTCGGCTTTCGTGGCCGACCAAGTCATTACTTCTGGCGGTTACGAACACATTCCATCGAGCGATGTCATTTGCATCACAGCCGGGCTGCGACGCAAGCCGGACGAAAGCCGGCTCGATTTAATCAACCGCAACGTCGATTTGTTTCTGGGCATTTTGGGTGAAGTTGCCAAAGCCGGATACAAAAAAGATGCGGTCGTGGTTGTCGTTTCCAACCCGGTCGATGTGCTCACGTATTTGGCCATCAAACGGCTGGAACTGCCAGCGCCGCAAGTGATTGGGTTGGGGACACAACTTGATACGCTGCGCTTCCGCAGTTTGATTGCGGAAAAGTTGGGCGCGCCGCCAACGCAGATTTCGGTGCTCATCCTGGGCGAACACGGCGACAGCATGGTGCCGATTTGGAGCAGTGCCACCATAGCCGGCCTGCCGCTGGAGCGCTTTCCCGGCTGGTCGAACCACGTGCAGAATGAATTGTTCACCCGCACCAAAGGCTCCGGCGCGGAAGTCATCAAGAAAAAGGGGGGCGCTGGCTTTGCCGTGGGGCTGGCGATTCAAGAAGTAATCGAAGCCGTGGCGCTGGATCGCCGGGCGATTCTGCCCGTTTCTTCTCTACAACGCGGCTGTTACGATTTGCGCGACGTGGCCATTAGCGTGCCGACCGTCGTTGGTCGCGGCGGTGCAGTTGCCACGCACGAAATCGAACTGTGGCCCAAGGAACTACAAGCCCTTCGCCGCAGCGGCCAGGTGCTGCGCGAAACCATCGACACGGTCATGGCCCGCGTTGGCAAAGAACTGTGCTCCTGCAAATCCGGCGACTCAAAAAAGCCGTGCGGATGTAAGCATTGA
- a CDS encoding class II aldolase/adducin family protein, whose product MNTHQLKLEICEIGHRIYNKGFAAGNDGNISYRLSENEVLCTPTLISKGNMKPEDLCIVDMQGKQLSGKRKRSSEILLHLTILRERPDMKSVVHCHPPHATAFAVAREPIPQCVLPEIEVFLGDVPITQYKTPGSQEFADTVLPYVKHANVMILANHGTVSCGETVERAYWWTEILDAYCRILMMARDLGRINYFTKEETQELLNLKQKWGFKDARLNPEMQNCDICANDVFRQSWNATGVQRRAFEAPPEMKPLAKSAAPAVNEAGSTDQEALVKLITDRVLAALAKS is encoded by the coding sequence ATGAACACCCATCAACTCAAACTCGAAATTTGTGAAATCGGCCACCGCATTTACAACAAGGGCTTCGCAGCCGGCAACGACGGCAACATCAGTTATCGCCTGTCGGAAAATGAAGTGCTTTGCACACCCACGCTCATTTCCAAAGGGAATATGAAGCCGGAAGATTTGTGCATTGTCGACATGCAAGGCAAGCAGCTTTCGGGCAAGCGGAAGCGCAGCAGCGAAATTCTGCTCCACCTGACGATTTTGCGCGAACGGCCCGACATGAAAAGCGTGGTTCATTGTCATCCGCCGCACGCCACCGCCTTTGCCGTGGCCCGGGAGCCGATTCCTCAATGCGTGCTGCCCGAAATCGAAGTCTTCCTGGGCGACGTGCCCATCACGCAGTACAAAACGCCCGGCAGTCAGGAATTTGCCGACACCGTTTTGCCGTATGTGAAACACGCCAACGTGATGATTCTGGCCAATCACGGCACCGTTAGTTGCGGCGAAACCGTGGAACGGGCCTATTGGTGGACCGAAATTTTGGATGCTTATTGTCGAATTTTGATGATGGCCCGCGATTTGGGCCGCATCAATTACTTCACCAAAGAGGAAACGCAGGAGCTGCTGAATTTGAAACAGAAATGGGGCTTCAAAGATGCGCGACTGAATCCGGAAATGCAAAACTGCGACATTTGCGCTAACGACGTGTTCCGACAAAGCTGGAATGCCACGGGCGTTCAGCGGCGGGCGTTTGAGGCGCCGCCGGAAATGAAGCCACTGGCAAAATCGGCAGCACCAGCCGTGAACGAGGCCGGCAGCACCGATCAAGAAGCGCTGGTGAAGTTGATCACCGACCGGGTGCTGGCGGCGCTGGCAAAATCATAA
- a CDS encoding EutN/CcmL family microcompartment protein, giving the protein MRIGKTIGRITLVRSHPLLTGGSYRLAVPQSLANLKGTSPMAAEEIVVYDELGAADGMLIAVTEGPEAAQPFHPETKPIDAYNAAILDHVEVNR; this is encoded by the coding sequence ATGCGAATCGGCAAAACCATTGGCCGGATCACGCTAGTCCGCAGCCATCCGCTGTTGACCGGCGGTTCGTATCGGCTGGCCGTGCCGCAATCGCTGGCCAATTTAAAAGGCACTTCGCCAATGGCGGCGGAAGAAATCGTCGTGTATGACGAACTGGGCGCCGCCGACGGCATGCTGATCGCCGTCACCGAAGGCCCGGAAGCCGCGCAACCATTTCATCCAGAAACAAAACCCATCGATGCTTACAACGCCGCTATTTTAGATCATGTAGAAGTTAATCGTTAA